A window of Streptomyces sp. NBC_01224 genomic DNA:
TCGGCGCCGTGCTGCTGCCCACGAAGCAGCGCAATCGTTCGCCGGGCCAGGCTGGCGGGGTCAGCGGTGGATGGAGGGGTTCCTGCTCCCGCAGAGTGAAGCTGCCACCGGAGCGGATCGAGGCGCTGGACGGCAAGGGATGCGTGTGGGGCCGGGAGAGCGAGGAAGCCGCAGTCCAGGGCTGGCTTGCGGTATTCGGATGAGACGGTGCGATGGGCCTGTCCAGGTACGGGAGCACGTGCCCCTACCGGCGGAGTCCCGGAGGAACAACCCATCCGGCCCTTAGTGCTTTTGTTCCGTGATGGGTACGGGTGAATCATGACCGGCACCTTCACCACCCGCACCGTCAACATTGCAACCGGCGCCACTGAGACCATGCACGACCTGACGAACGCATGCTCCGCGTTCCTCCGGGAGGTCGCTCATGGGCGAAACGGACTGCTGAACGTTTTCACCCCCCACGCGACATCCGGCCTGGCCATCATCGAGACCGGCGCGGGCAGTGACGATGACCTGTTGGCAGCCCTCCGCGAAATTCTTCCCGCGGACGACCGTTGGCGAGCCCGCCACGGTCGTCCAGGCCACAGCAGTGACCACGTGCTCCCGGCACTGGTACCACCACACGCCACGCTGCCCGTAGTCAATGGTGAGCTGGAGCTGGGGGCCTCGCAGTCCGTTGTACTGGTGAACTCCAACCGGGAGAGCCCCGAACGCCAAGTCCGGCTGTCCTTCCTCGGCTGACCACACCACCCACGCGGTCCTGCGGCAGGCGGCGAGGGCGAATCCGGCCAGCAATGCGGCCGTGTCGCGGAGGCCGATCAGGTAGGGGGCTGCGGCGCGGTCATCTTGCGGAGCAGCAGCACCCTTGTCCCGGCCGGGTCGTGCAAATGCTGCGCTGCACCACGAACCACCATCCCAGCCACCACCACGACGATCAGCAGCACCATGCAGCAGCCGCAGGTGACCTCTGACAAGTGATCTTGACCGTGCCAGGCGACTTTGACCGCCCGGTTCAGGCCGCTTCGTCCGTTCCTACTCGCCGTCGCTGGTGGTCCGGTTCAGACTCCGGCGCCGGTTCTTCTCGGAGCGACGCACCAGCTCGCTCGCGGCGAGCGTCACGGTCGCCACGCCGCGGACCCAGCGGGGCCCGCCGCGCTCCGCCCACACCACACACGCACACCCGCCGGCGGCGAGCACCAAGACGCCGAGCAGCACCAGGCCGACCATGTTCCCCACCTCTGCGTTCATTCGTACGGTCCCGCTGATCATCTCAGGCCGGGAAGGGGCCCGCCGGGAACTGGCGCGCGAAGCGATCTCAGCCGCGACGGTCAGGGGGACGGGAGCGTGCTTCTCAGGAGTGGGGTGTCATTCCTTGCGGGTCGTTCTGCGGGGCGTACGTCTTCATTGTCTTGTCTGTCATGAGTGCTGAGATCCGGAGCCATTCCTGGTGTTCCACTTCGGCGGTGCGGAGCCATTCCTCGGCTCGGTAGCTGTCCAGTGCCTGCCCGGCGATGTCGCGCTGGTATTCCTGTGCGTCCTCAGCGGCGCGAGCGACGTCCTGGACCGTCATCCCGGTGGCCTGTGCCTGTACCCGGGCACGGTAGAACCGGGCGGTGCTGGGGGCGAGGGGGACGGGTTCTTCGAGGGGATGCAGCCAGACGGCGGGCAGGACGGTGTAGGTGGTGGCGGCGGGGAGGGTGACCTCGTTGCCGTCGGTGTCGGTGACGAAGCCGTCGATCTCGTACTCGGGGCCGGCGGGGAGGTTCAGAAGTTCGATCTGGTCGGCGGTGAGGCGCAGGGTGACCCGGTTGGTGGTGGTGGCCTCGTAGCCGTCGACGGTGGCGCCCTCGGGGTCGGTACCGGTGACGGTGAGGTCGAAGCGGTCGCCGCGGCGCAGGTTCAGTCGCATGTCGGCGGCGAAGTCGGCATGGGTGCGGGGGATACGGTGGCGGAGGGCCGGCGGCAGTCGCTGGGGGATCTTGACCTGGTAGGTCTCGCCGATCTGGATGTCCTGGACGCGCATGACGGCCTCCTGCCCCCTCTC
This region includes:
- a CDS encoding YjbQ family protein; its protein translation is MTGTFTTRTVNIATGATETMHDLTNACSAFLREVAHGRNGLLNVFTPHATSGLAIIETGAGSDDDLLAALREILPADDRWRARHGRPGHSSDHVLPALVPPHATLPVVNGELELGASQSVVLVNSNRESPERQVRLSFLG